One genomic segment of Profundibacter amoris includes these proteins:
- a CDS encoding DUF3772 domain-containing protein produces the protein MRYMFRIIAVVALVLAGFQGLAEDAGQGDNSGRSGSGSYQKTITNTLSAWEQTAKRAEEAIDAGRASTAALEELRGQLVEWRDKFLAAQTTNKSAIDTLQAQITALGPKPESGEETPEIANQRKDLEQRLAQLQAPVKSAEVAYSRADGLIRGIDQIIRARQADALLELGVSPLNPVYWSKGIAALQSSFKAIRKELTDAWSSPAQQVQFKANLPQVVFLLMVALLLLGRGRYWMEKLTFSMQTKDRTPARWSMAFFLSIAQVILPLIGLLALVEALYATQMVGVRGDIALSAFVALGVFFLLARWLGGRIFPKSEHITPPLNLSTTQRRRGRFYSATLGVLLGLQAMVKSIASFDNWSVEAQIIVIFPLLVIAGYALLRISKLLRLHVLNEKVEGEERSYKNRIIYYLSRIVLALAIIGPLLAAIGYFEAGQSIIFPTAMSLGLLAFLLILQRMILEVYGLIIGSEERAREALIPVLLGFILVLASTPLFALIWGARVTDLTEMWARFQEGFSFGGTRISPSDFLTFAIIFVIGYMVTRLIQGTLRTTVLPKTKLDVGGRNAIVSGVGYIGIFLSAVVAITAAGIDLSSLAIVAGALSVGIGFGLQNIVSNFVSGIILLIERPISEGDWIEVGGQMGYVRDISVRSTRIETFDRTDVIVPNSDLVSGVVTNWTRGNSVGRLIVPVGVAYGTDTKMVEGLLRDIAEAHPMVLANPKPSIIFQGFGADSLDFEIRAILRDINWKLSVKSDINHEIARRFTEEGIEIPFAQRDVWLRNPEALRPKSEDE, from the coding sequence ATGCGGTATATGTTTCGGATAATTGCGGTTGTTGCGCTGGTGCTTGCCGGTTTTCAGGGCCTGGCCGAGGATGCGGGGCAGGGGGACAATAGCGGGCGTTCCGGTTCCGGAAGCTATCAGAAAACCATAACGAACACCCTGTCGGCCTGGGAACAGACGGCGAAACGTGCCGAAGAGGCGATTGATGCGGGGCGCGCATCGACCGCGGCGCTTGAGGAATTGCGCGGCCAGCTTGTTGAATGGCGGGACAAGTTTCTGGCAGCGCAAACCACAAACAAAAGCGCGATTGATACATTACAGGCGCAGATAACGGCCCTTGGCCCAAAACCGGAAAGTGGCGAGGAAACGCCGGAAATTGCAAACCAGCGCAAAGATCTGGAACAGCGTCTGGCCCAGTTGCAGGCCCCCGTCAAATCGGCCGAGGTGGCCTATAGTCGGGCCGACGGGCTGATCCGCGGGATCGACCAGATCATCCGCGCCCGTCAGGCCGATGCGTTGCTGGAACTTGGAGTATCCCCCCTTAATCCGGTGTATTGGAGCAAAGGTATTGCGGCACTGCAATCCTCGTTCAAGGCCATCCGAAAAGAGCTGACAGATGCCTGGTCCAGCCCCGCGCAACAGGTCCAGTTCAAGGCAAATCTGCCGCAGGTCGTGTTTCTGCTTATGGTGGCGTTGTTGTTGCTGGGGCGCGGCCGCTACTGGATGGAAAAGCTGACCTTTTCGATGCAGACAAAGGATCGCACACCGGCCCGCTGGAGCATGGCATTTTTCCTGTCGATTGCACAGGTGATCCTGCCGCTGATCGGCCTGCTGGCGCTGGTCGAGGCCCTGTATGCCACCCAGATGGTCGGTGTGCGCGGCGATATTGCTTTGTCCGCATTCGTGGCGCTGGGTGTCTTTTTCCTGTTGGCCCGCTGGCTGGGCGGACGGATTTTCCCCAAAAGCGAACATATCACCCCGCCTTTGAACCTGTCCACAACACAACGACGCAGAGGCCGTTTCTATAGCGCAACTCTGGGTGTCTTGCTGGGTCTGCAAGCGATGGTTAAATCCATCGCCAGTTTCGACAACTGGAGCGTCGAAGCCCAAATCATAGTCATCTTTCCGCTGCTGGTCATTGCCGGATATGCGCTGCTGCGTATATCGAAACTGTTGCGCCTGCATGTGCTGAACGAAAAGGTCGAAGGCGAGGAACGCAGCTACAAAAACCGCATCATCTATTATCTCAGCCGGATCGTTCTGGCGCTGGCGATTATCGGCCCGCTACTGGCTGCCATCGGCTATTTCGAGGCCGGACAATCAATCATATTCCCGACCGCGATGTCGCTTGGACTGCTCGCGTTCCTGCTGATCCTGCAACGCATGATCCTTGAAGTATACGGGTTGATCATCGGCAGCGAGGAACGTGCCCGCGAGGCGCTGATCCCTGTTCTTTTGGGCTTCATCCTTGTGCTGGCCTCGACCCCGCTGTTTGCCCTGATCTGGGGGGCAAGGGTCACGGACCTGACCGAGATGTGGGCGCGGTTTCAGGAAGGGTTCAGTTTTGGCGGCACACGGATTTCGCCATCCGATTTCCTGACCTTCGCCATCATTTTCGTGATCGGTTACATGGTCACCCGCCTGATACAGGGCACCCTGCGCACCACGGTTCTGCCGAAAACCAAACTGGACGTGGGCGGGCGCAATGCGATTGTATCAGGCGTTGGCTATATCGGGATATTCCTGTCGGCGGTGGTGGCGATCACGGCGGCGGGGATTGACCTGTCGTCACTGGCCATTGTCGCCGGTGCGCTGTCGGTCGGTATCGGTTTTGGCTTGCAAAATATCGTGTCGAACTTTGTGTCCGGCATCATCCTGCTGATTGAACGCCCCATTTCTGAGGGCGACTGGATCGAGGTCGGCGGCCAGATGGGCTATGTGCGTGATATATCCGTGCGCTCGACCCGGATCGAAACCTTTGACCGCACCGATGTGATCGTGCCCAACTCGGACCTTGTGTCGGGGGTGGTGACCAACTGGACCCGCGGCAATTCGGTCGGGCGGTTGATCGTGCCGGTCGGGGTGGCCTATGGCACCGATACCAAAATGGTCGAAGGCCTGCTGCGCGATATCGCCGAGGCGCATCCGATGGTGCTGGCCAACCCCAAGCCCTCGATCATCTTTCAGGGGTTCGGCGCGGATTCACTGGATTTCGAGATCCGCGCCATCCTGCGCGACATAAACTGGAAGCTAAGCGTAAAATCCGACATCAACCATGAAATTGCCCGCCGGTTCACCGAAGAGGGGATCGAAATACCCTTTGCCCAACGCGATGTCTGGCTGCGCAATCCCGAAGCCTTGCGGCCCAAATCGGAAGACGAGTAG
- a CDS encoding ABC-2 family transporter permease, which produces MKKMIENRQVILLLYIVAMVAGYFAFRLLYGVSDSFPFSQELLLVFLGAIATILITALLLNQQTELELRKEGQVLLLDQKSTTYMALIEHIGEIVEKGRLDPEGVAELRVLNHKLAMIGSADVIGQFSDVLRRLDDSTADQAISDAEQAQIMQSVAVLNYHMRRDLLGRIEGEDDQQVLQKIVANSNDLED; this is translated from the coding sequence ATGAAAAAGATGATTGAAAACAGACAGGTTATTCTGCTCCTGTATATCGTTGCAATGGTGGCCGGGTATTTTGCCTTTCGCCTGCTTTACGGAGTCAGTGACAGTTTTCCTTTCAGTCAGGAATTGTTGTTGGTGTTTCTGGGGGCAATCGCCACCATCCTCATCACGGCCCTGTTGTTGAACCAGCAAACGGAACTGGAGCTGCGCAAAGAAGGGCAAGTGCTGCTGTTGGACCAGAAAAGCACAACCTATATGGCATTGATCGAGCATATCGGGGAAATCGTCGAAAAGGGGCGGCTGGATCCAGAAGGGGTGGCAGAATTGCGGGTGCTGAACCACAAGCTGGCGATGATCGGCAGTGCGGATGTGATTGGCCAGTTTAGCGATGTATTGCGGCGTCTGGATGACTCGACTGCGGATCAGGCGATCAGTGATGCGGAACAGGCGCAGATTATGCAGAGCGTTGCGGTGCTGAACTATCACATGCGTCGCGATTTGCTGGGCCGGATCGAAGGCGAGGATGACCAGCAGGTGTTGCAGAAAATTGTCGCAAACAGCAATGATCTGGAAGACTAA
- a CDS encoding HdeD family acid-resistance protein — MEQKTENKGIQGGFVALGVLKPKWGWVLASGLVTVLFGLLAFWVPLGAVYAMTLLFGAYAMADGILSIIAAIQGKDSNSGHFWPLVLRGVLGMFAGAIVLILPGLSAVSLVIFAWTMLAIWSIATGVLELAAAIRLRKEIEGEWMLGLSGLISLGLGIAIPIVLWGNPAAGLVTMGWMIGFYALLHGVLEIALALALRKLANQA, encoded by the coding sequence ATGGAACAGAAAACTGAAAACAAAGGGATTCAAGGCGGATTTGTCGCCCTTGGTGTCCTGAAACCAAAATGGGGATGGGTGCTGGCAAGCGGGCTGGTAACCGTCCTGTTCGGGCTGTTGGCCTTCTGGGTCCCGCTGGGGGCCGTCTATGCCATGACCCTGCTGTTTGGCGCCTATGCGATGGCAGACGGCATCTTGTCGATCATCGCGGCGATTCAGGGCAAGGACAGCAACAGCGGTCACTTCTGGCCTCTGGTTCTGCGCGGTGTGCTGGGGATGTTTGCCGGTGCCATCGTTTTGATCCTGCCGGGGCTGTCCGCCGTATCGCTGGTGATTTTCGCATGGACCATGCTGGCGATCTGGTCGATCGCTACCGGTGTGTTGGAGCTGGCCGCCGCAATCCGCTTGCGCAAAGAGATCGAGGGCGAATGGATGCTGGGTCTTTCGGGTTTGATCAGCCTTGGGCTGGGGATCGCCATTCCGATCGTGTTGTGGGGCAACCCTGCTGCCGGTCTGGTGACAATGGGCTGGATGATCGGGTTTTATGCGCTGCTGCATGGTGTGCTTGAAATCGCATTGGCGCTGGCCTTGCGCAAGCTGGCAAATCAGGCCTGA
- a CDS encoding arginase family protein: MTKKITLIGAPSSVAAHAPGQEKTPAMLRAAGLLDDMQAAGITVKDTGDLPGFRYHADPSNPRARNVAQVVENARNVADAVAQAVVNGETYLVLGGDCTNGVGAIAGASRDTTQRIGVIYLDMHGDMNTPETVDSGALDWMGVAHMLEMDGTVAEFAGFDGRAPLLQNDQIVFLGWDFEGSNSNAEREAMIRRRMNVVFLDELQADPAAAAKRALALLGPVDRLVVHFDVDVIDFAECPLGENYRHGEGATLAQATSALAHLAAHPAFSGVTIAQLNPDHGDADMATLKRFSKALATTFSEPDAT; encoded by the coding sequence ATGACCAAAAAAATCACCCTGATCGGCGCGCCCTCTAGTGTCGCCGCCCACGCCCCCGGACAGGAAAAAACCCCCGCAATGCTGCGCGCAGCGGGCTTGCTCGACGACATGCAGGCGGCGGGTATAACCGTGAAAGATACCGGCGACCTGCCCGGTTTTCGCTATCACGCCGACCCGAGCAACCCGCGCGCCCGCAACGTGGCGCAGGTGGTGGAAAACGCCCGCAACGTCGCCGACGCCGTGGCGCAAGCGGTGGTCAATGGCGAGACTTATCTGGTGCTGGGCGGCGATTGCACCAATGGCGTCGGTGCGATTGCCGGGGCCAGCCGCGACACCACCCAGCGCATCGGCGTCATCTATCTGGACATGCACGGCGATATGAACACCCCCGAAACCGTCGATAGCGGCGCGCTCGACTGGATGGGCGTGGCGCATATGCTTGAAATGGACGGCACGGTGGCGGAATTTGCCGGTTTCGACGGTCGCGCGCCCTTGCTGCAAAACGACCAGATCGTGTTTCTCGGCTGGGATTTTGAAGGCTCGAATTCCAACGCCGAGCGCGAGGCGATGATCCGCCGCCGGATGAATGTGGTGTTTCTGGACGAATTGCAGGCCGACCCCGCCGCCGCCGCCAAACGCGCGCTCGCCCTGCTCGGCCCTGTTGATCGCTTGGTCGTGCATTTTGATGTGGATGTCATCGACTTCGCCGAATGCCCCCTGGGCGAAAACTACCGCCACGGCGAAGGCGCAACCCTGGCGCAAGCCACCAGCGCGCTGGCCCACCTCGCCGCCCATCCCGCGTTTTCCGGCGTCACCATCGCCCAGCTCAACCCCGACCACGGCGACGCTGACATGGCTACCCTGAAACGGTTTTCCAAGGCGCTGGCCACAACATTTTCAGAACCGGACGCCACATGA
- a CDS encoding peptidoglycan DD-metalloendopeptidase family protein, with the protein MLHYPYIAYSDRVNIHPLFKGLKGDPFFVDMSPSSPYFHDIDVRDQQDFQRKLDAAMDGRHMWGVSAYMENRELLLGSTPQFSGEKRFFHLGLDVILPKGTPVHAPLAAVVAESGYEAGDGNYGGYVLLRHESPHFTPFYTLYGHLAKGNLPAAGQHIEAGAPFAQLGDFHENGYWFYHVHFQVLTEAGVDMGFTLKGDCTAAQLTQIDHWCPSPLPLFKK; encoded by the coding sequence ATGCTGCATTACCCCTATATCGCCTATAGCGACCGCGTGAATATCCACCCGCTTTTCAAAGGCTTGAAGGGCGATCCCTTCTTTGTCGACATGTCGCCCAGCTCGCCTTATTTCCACGATATCGACGTGCGCGACCAGCAAGATTTCCAGCGCAAGCTCGATGCGGCAATGGACGGGCGGCACATGTGGGGAGTGTCGGCCTATATGGAAAACCGCGAGCTGTTGCTGGGCAGCACACCGCAATTTTCCGGCGAAAAGCGCTTCTTTCACCTCGGCCTTGATGTCATCCTGCCCAAAGGCACGCCGGTGCATGCGCCACTGGCGGCGGTGGTGGCCGAAAGCGGCTATGAGGCAGGGGATGGCAATTACGGCGGCTATGTGCTGCTGCGCCATGAAAGCCCGCATTTTACGCCGTTTTACACGCTCTATGGCCATCTCGCCAAAGGCAACCTGCCAGCGGCGGGTCAGCACATTGAAGCAGGCGCGCCCTTCGCCCAACTTGGGGATTTCCACGAAAACGGCTATTGGTTTTACCATGTGCATTTTCAGGTGCTGACCGAGGCCGGTGTCGATATGGGCTTTACCCTCAAGGGCGATTGCACCGCCGCGCAGCTCACCCAGATCGACCACTGGTGCCCCTCGCCGCTGCCGCTTTTCAAGAAATGA
- a CDS encoding GMC family oxidoreductase, with product MENFEYIVVGGGSAGMALAARLSAAKKKTLLLEAGRKKGNLFNFWHVDMPAAYGYAFLNPAINWKYEGEPEPHLNGRRMYQPRGKVLGGSSAINGMGYLRPHPKVFDAWVGAGAKGWGFDEVLPYFKRLETWHGTPSDLRGTDGPVHVVKGPMECDYYPAFLEAGQQAGFALSDDLNGDAPEGFGHFQMNIENGTRASTAHAYQKHVADTAHLTIIDHAQVTRVVIKNGAATGVEYIRNGKAHSAQAEAEVILSGGAFNTPQILMLSGIGPEDELAQHGITPAQILNGVGQNLQDHPILYPKYLSKRKDSPIRYQRLDRKGLVGLRWLLTRSGPGATNYMEGAALLRADETSPYPDIEFQFCPLVIDHAEGGALMTHGWSNSCGPVAVEGTGWVKLRSADPLAAPRILCNFLSTDYDTNMMHRAFELNREVMNQPAMRALMADEIEPGFQVKSRADVQAYIEENVAGDYHPVGTCKIGASDDPMAVVDSDLRVYGVDRLRVADASVMPVITNANTNSTSIMIGERAADLVLEG from the coding sequence ATGGAAAATTTTGAGTATATCGTTGTCGGGGGCGGCTCGGCTGGCATGGCGCTGGCGGCGCGCCTGTCTGCCGCCAAAAAGAAAACCCTGCTGCTGGAAGCAGGGCGCAAAAAGGGCAACCTGTTCAATTTCTGGCATGTGGATATGCCCGCCGCCTATGGCTATGCCTTCCTCAACCCCGCGATCAACTGGAAATACGAGGGCGAGCCGGAGCCGCATCTGAACGGGCGGCGCATGTATCAGCCGCGCGGCAAGGTGCTGGGTGGCTCAAGCGCCATCAACGGCATGGGCTATTTGCGCCCGCACCCCAAAGTGTTTGACGCGTGGGTCGGCGCCGGTGCCAAGGGCTGGGGCTTTGACGAGGTGCTGCCCTATTTCAAGCGGCTGGAAACATGGCACGGCACCCCGAGCGATTTGCGCGGCACCGACGGGCCGGTGCATGTGGTCAAAGGCCCGATGGAGTGCGATTATTATCCGGCATTCCTTGAGGCCGGTCAGCAGGCGGGCTTTGCGCTCAGCGATGATCTGAACGGCGATGCGCCCGAGGGGTTTGGCCATTTCCAGATGAATATTGAAAACGGCACCCGCGCCTCGACCGCGCATGCTTATCAAAAACATGTGGCCGACACCGCCCACCTGACCATCATCGACCACGCCCAAGTGACCCGTGTGGTGATTAAAAACGGCGCGGCTACAGGGGTCGAGTATATCCGCAACGGCAAAGCCCACAGCGCGCAGGCCGAAGCGGAGGTTATCCTCTCCGGCGGGGCCTTCAACACGCCGCAAATCCTGATGCTGTCGGGTATCGGGCCGGAGGATGAACTGGCGCAGCACGGGATCACACCGGCGCAAATCCTGAACGGTGTCGGGCAAAACCTGCAGGACCATCCGATCCTCTATCCGAAATACCTTTCCAAGCGCAAGGATTCCCCGATCCGCTATCAGCGGCTGGACCGCAAGGGGCTGGTCGGTCTGCGCTGGCTGTTGACCCGCAGCGGCCCGGGGGCCACGAATTATATGGAGGGGGCGGCGCTGCTGCGCGCCGATGAAACCTCACCCTATCCCGACATCGAATTCCAGTTCTGCCCGCTGGTGATTGATCACGCCGAGGGCGGCGCGCTGATGACCCATGGCTGGTCCAATTCCTGCGGGCCGGTGGCGGTGGAAGGCACCGGCTGGGTCAAGCTGCGCAGCGCCGACCCGCTGGCCGCGCCACGCATCCTGTGCAATTTCCTGTCCACGGATTATGACACCAACATGATGCACCGCGCGTTCGAACTGAACCGCGAGGTGATGAACCAGCCCGCCATGCGCGCCCTGATGGCAGACGAGATCGAACCGGGCTTTCAGGTGAAATCCCGCGCCGATGTGCAGGCCTATATCGAGGAAAACGTCGCCGGAGATTACCACCCCGTCGGCACCTGCAAAATAGGCGCAAGCGATGACCCGATGGCGGTGGTGGACAGCGATCTGCGGGTTTACGGCGTTGACAGGCTGCGCGTCGCCGATGCCTCGGTCATGCCGGTGATCACCAATGCCAACACCAATTCCACATCCATCATGATCGGCGAACGCGCCGCTGATCTGGTGCTGGAGGGCTAA
- the lysA gene encoding diaminopimelate decarboxylase — protein sequence MSADIRYVNGALQVEGVALADIATQVGTPFYAYSAATIQRRFAAFHAALADLDALICFALKANGNQAVLSLLAQAGAGAEVVSEGELRRALAAGIAPEKIVFSGVGKSAGEVAFALEQGILCLNVESLSELQMISDIATRLGVTARLSVRINPDVDPKTHAKLTTGKSGTKFGIAWDQALDFFATARALPNISLTGIDTHIGSQITNLPAFDAAFARLVELVHALRAAGHVVDHMDLGGGLGVAYQGDSEGEETVRLAQYATIFHKHFTDLDCRMILEPGRFIVANAGVFVTRVLHLKPTPEKTYVVVDGAMNDLIRPTMYDAHHAVLPLCEEATAPITADIVGPVCEPGDFLAKGRKVACAQGDLLALMGAGAYGAVLSSTYNARPLVPEVLVHGADFDVVRPRQSIEALIAQDRVPAWLRADGKAE from the coding sequence ATGAGCGCAGATATCCGCTATGTAAACGGCGCGTTGCAGGTCGAGGGCGTGGCGCTTGCCGATATTGCCACACAGGTCGGCACGCCGTTTTATGCCTATTCGGCGGCCACCATCCAGCGCCGTTTTGCCGCCTTTCATGCGGCTCTTGCCGATCTCGATGCCTTGATCTGCTTTGCCCTCAAGGCCAATGGCAATCAAGCGGTGCTGAGCTTGCTGGCACAGGCAGGCGCGGGCGCGGAAGTGGTCTCGGAAGGCGAGTTGCGCCGTGCCTTGGCCGCAGGTATTGCGCCGGAAAAGATCGTGTTTTCCGGCGTCGGTAAATCCGCAGGCGAGGTCGCATTTGCCCTTGAGCAAGGCATCCTCTGCCTGAATGTGGAATCCCTGTCCGAATTGCAGATGATCTCGGATATCGCCACCCGCCTTGGCGTCACCGCGCGGTTGTCGGTACGGATCAACCCCGATGTGGACCCCAAAACCCATGCCAAACTGACCACCGGAAAATCCGGCACCAAGTTCGGCATTGCCTGGGATCAAGCGCTGGATTTCTTCGCCACGGCGCGCGCCCTGCCCAATATTTCGCTCACCGGCATCGACACCCATATCGGCAGCCAGATCACCAACCTGCCAGCCTTTGACGCGGCTTTTGCGCGGCTGGTGGAGCTGGTGCATGCCTTGCGCGCAGCGGGGCATGTGGTGGACCATATGGACCTTGGCGGCGGGCTGGGCGTGGCCTATCAGGGCGATAGCGAGGGGGAGGAAACCGTGCGGCTGGCCCAATACGCTACGATTTTTCACAAGCATTTCACCGATCTGGATTGCCGGATGATCCTTGAGCCGGGGCGGTTTATTGTGGCCAATGCAGGGGTGTTTGTCACCCGTGTTTTGCACCTGAAACCAACGCCGGAAAAAACCTATGTGGTGGTCGACGGGGCGATGAATGACCTGATCCGCCCGACCATGTATGACGCCCATCACGCGGTTTTGCCGCTCTGCGAGGAGGCCACCGCCCCGATCACCGCCGACATTGTCGGGCCGGTGTGCGAGCCGGGGGATTTTCTGGCCAAGGGCCGGAAGGTGGCCTGTGCGCAGGGCGATTTGCTGGCGTTGATGGGCGCTGGCGCTTACGGCGCGGTGCTCTCAAGCACCTATAACGCCCGCCCTTTGGTGCCCGAAGTGCTGGTGCATGGTGCGGATTTCGATGTGGTGCGCCCGCGCCAAAGCATCGAGGCGCTGATCGCGCAAGACCGCGTGCCCGCATGGCTGCGCGCAGACGGAAAGGCGGAATAG
- a CDS encoding aldehyde dehydrogenase family protein — protein MLDKRAFYINGAWSAPETAQDFEVINPSTEEPCAVISLGDQADTDRAVAAARAAFDNWMFTPKAARLALMEKLAAIYESRKGEMAEAISLEMGAPIDMALAAQAEAGSEHMADAINTLRAYEFDRMLGDHAPNDRILMEPIGVVGLITPWNWPMNQVVLKVLPAMAAGCTMVLKPSEIAPLSSMLFAEMVDAAGFPAGVFNLVNGDGIGVGSQLSAHPDIDMISFTGSTRAGAAITKSAADTVKRVTLELGGKGANIIFADADEKAVARGVRQCMGNTGQSCNAPTRMLVARDIYDAAVKTAITVVEGMAVAQAQEKGPHLGPVVSEVQFNKIQGLIQAGIDEGARLVAGGVGRPAGLNRGYFVRPTVFADVDPDMTIAREEIFGPVLSMIPFDSEAQALSIANDTPYGLTDYVQTGDAARARRMARRLRAGMVEINGNSRGAGAPFGGTRQSGNGREGGVWGLEEFLEVKSVSGWAE, from the coding sequence ATGCTGGATAAGCGCGCATTTTACATCAACGGGGCGTGGTCTGCGCCGGAAACCGCACAGGATTTCGAGGTGATCAACCCGTCCACCGAGGAACCCTGTGCGGTGATCTCACTGGGCGATCAGGCCGACACGGACCGCGCCGTTGCCGCCGCACGGGCGGCGTTCGATAACTGGATGTTCACGCCCAAGGCCGCGCGGCTGGCGCTGATGGAAAAGCTCGCGGCAATCTATGAATCCCGCAAGGGCGAGATGGCCGAGGCGATCAGCCTCGAGATGGGCGCGCCGATTGACATGGCTTTGGCCGCACAGGCCGAGGCGGGCAGCGAGCATATGGCGGATGCGATCAACACTCTGCGCGCCTATGAATTTGACCGGATGCTGGGCGACCATGCCCCGAATGACCGGATATTGATGGAACCGATTGGCGTGGTCGGGCTGATCACGCCGTGGAATTGGCCGATGAATCAGGTGGTGCTGAAGGTGCTGCCGGCGATGGCGGCGGGCTGCACCATGGTGCTGAAGCCTTCGGAAATCGCGCCGCTGTCCTCGATGCTGTTTGCCGAAATGGTGGATGCGGCGGGCTTTCCGGCGGGCGTGTTCAACCTTGTGAATGGTGACGGTATCGGCGTGGGCAGCCAGCTTTCGGCCCATCCCGATATAGACATGATTTCCTTTACCGGTTCGACCCGCGCGGGGGCGGCGATCACCAAATCTGCCGCCGATACGGTCAAGCGGGTGACGCTGGAACTGGGTGGCAAGGGAGCCAATATCATCTTTGCCGACGCGGATGAAAAAGCCGTGGCGCGCGGCGTGCGCCAATGCATGGGCAATACCGGCCAGTCCTGCAATGCGCCGACGCGGATGCTGGTGGCGCGCGACATTTATGACGCGGCGGTCAAGACCGCCATCACAGTGGTTGAGGGCATGGCGGTGGCGCAGGCACAGGAAAAGGGCCCGCATCTGGGGCCGGTGGTCTCCGAGGTGCAGTTCAACAAGATTCAGGGGCTGATACAGGCCGGTATTGACGAAGGCGCGCGGCTGGTGGCGGGGGGCGTTGGTCGGCCTGCGGGCCTCAACCGTGGCTATTTCGTGCGCCCGACCGTGTTTGCCGATGTCGACCCGGACATGACCATCGCACGCGAGGAGATCTTCGGCCCCGTTCTGTCGATGATCCCGTTTGACAGCGAGGCACAGGCGCTTTCCATCGCCAATGACACCCCCTATGGCCTCACGGATTATGTGCAAACCGGTGACGCCGCGCGCGCCCGTCGCATGGCGCGGCGCTTGCGGGCGGGCATGGTTGAAATCAACGGCAATTCGCGCGGGGCCGGTGCGCCCTTTGGCGGCACACGCCAATCGGGCAATGGGCGCGAGGGCGGTGTCTGGGGGCTGGAGGAATTTTTGGAAGTAAAATCCGTGAGCGGGTGGGCCGAATGA